The region TGGCGTATCTTTAGGGACTATCTGCGTAGAGGCGCGTGCGTCCAATGGTTCTTGAATCTTGATTGACGGTTCCAACGCCATCTCGATCGCGCTGACCGGAGTCGACGAGATTATCTCGTTCTGATGCGATCGACCTCGCATACCCCCTCGGATAGCGACTCCCTGCACCCACCGGATCGGCCTTTTGTCGAGGCATTTCAGCCCGGCCTTCTCGCATTTCCGGCACGGAGTTTGAGACCGATCACATTGGATGTGTCGTCGGCGACACGTATAGCACGCCTCCTGCATTGTATAGGGATCTATTCGATGATTATAATGTCATTATCGATGATCAAAAGCATCAACGTTGGATAATTGCTTCGTTTCCTGGTGACAAAGAGACGATATTCACGTGATCCGATGTGACTAATCGTAAGGCCCGATTGCTAAGGCACTCAATTTGATTATAACCTACTTTCATGGTATTCTTTGATCAAGCACAATACGGCTTAGAAAATGGAAGTGTAGCTGTCGGAGGACTGTAAAATTCTATATATCAGTATCCGGGGAAAATCTTATGGCGACTCGCAAGTCAAGCTCCACTTTCTGAGACTCTACCCTAGCCACTGTACCACCCAGGCTGCTCAGTCCTCCCGGACTCATAAGCCAATCCATAAAGAATCAGCTGCTAGATGAATGGTGAGAATTTTGAGCACAGTTAAGAAtaccttcctccttttcctcttagACGCACCTGCGCCACTACAGTTCCCAGGGGACCGCCAATATATAAAAACATCGAAGCATGCAACATTGCGCCGCCACTCTGCGGGGTCATATACGAGCCACCAAGAAAGATTATGCCAAGCTGGGGAAATGACTTGAAGACAACGACAGCTTTCCTGATGAACCAGTACGGTTTGGGGACTTCTGGCAACGCAGGATCTGGTCTATCAACGATCCTGACTGCACCGAGTAGATCGCGAATCTCACTCCAAAGGGGCCAAGAGAGTCCAGTTAGCGTGGCCAGGTCCAGTCGGTGCGGATGATGGCTCTTGCGAGGGCTCCCGTGTCGTCGGAAGACGACGGGCTTGAGCGGAAATCGGCTGTGACGTTCGTCCAGAGAAACCATGTGGATAGTGACTAGACGGCAATCTCAAGTGTTATTGCGCATAGAGCCGCGATTTATGAGTTGCTCTGACCGTCTGTTCCTTGACAATTGGCTAGTCAGATAGCCGTCTTCGGCCTTTGTGATGAAGATAAGCAGCTCAAgaacagccactgccagGTACATTGCCCCGAGTGCCTACGAGAAGGCAGTTCCCTTGCTCGTGAACAGTTCGATGAACTGTGGGAGTGCCCCGAGGAGGAATACGACCCAGCGGGCTTTTGCTTAGGATTGAAGGCCTTTAGGGTTTGAGCATCAGGCTGGTGGTGTCTACCATCCAGACGCCCCAAGAAAACATGGCCAACTGCATAACGGACATTTATTGCTTCAGGAGCATGCAGGATATGATCGACTGTGGAAGCTAAACCCCGAGTACGTCACAGACGCAAATATAGACGAGCCTCGAAGAATAGCCTGGTGGCAGGACGACAATCTCAACACCCTCCCAGTGGGCTGGGCCGTCGAAATCACGGCGAAGCAGACCATCCAGAATAATAGCGTTAGCCAGTCTATCCCGGACAAATAGTCCTGTTCTGCTCCATTCCCAAGTGTGGATGTGGACTCGATCTGGCGGATTGGGGGTGTCAACATTGGAAGGGAAGGCCTGCAACTTCGTGCGGTAAATTCACTAGATGAGCCTTGAACATGCTAAGCGCCTGGTCCTTTAAGttcatcagccagccagcaaggCTGTATTTCAGTTTTGCCCCGCCAGCCTCGCAGCCTCATCCCACGGCTCCTGCAGTACCCTATGGCAGCGGCTTCCGGCCACGTTCCCCAGATGCAGCATCGCAGAGGTACAACAATTAGTGGGCATCGATACCCGTCTGCGAAACCCATCATCTATCTTGTCAGGACATGCTGATGGATGATTAACATCAGTGACCTGCGCCCTCAAAGACCTGTGCACTTAGCAGGGAAATTAGGTGTCAAGACTTGGAAATATCTTAATGATAAGGTGAATACGAGAATATACCGCTGATATAGTTTAATATTTATTATGGCACAAGGCCCGAAACATCAGTGCACTCTTATCGATAGGCACAGCCGAATATCACAGCCGGCGGTAATCCCCACTTCCCCTCTTTGTGGGGGCGCTGCATTTcaaagcagccaaagcacCCCATATTTCATCATCCTGGCCAGCTTTTACACAACAAGAAGATTAGAAATCCACCGCGATAAAGTGCGCTATATAACCCCGctctccctctctcctcttcccttcccgCATTGCACTCTGAAAGATCACGCCCGTCTATCAGCACAACATGGCCGCCCCCAAGATCATCCTCTACACAAACCACCTCTGCCCCTGGGCTCACCGCGCTCATATCGCcctcaaggagcttggtcTCGAGTATGAGGAGGTGATTATTGACCTCGACACCCCGCGCGAGCCCTGGTACCTCGAGGTCAACCCGGTACGCACCCCTTCTGAGTGACATTTGCTTAATTCTCTACTAACCATAACGTACAGCGCGGCCTTGTTCCTACCATCTCCTACAACGGCACCGCTATTCCCGAATCCGCCATCGTTGCGCAGCTCCTCGCCGACGCCCACCCCAGCCACCTCCTTCCCGCGTCTAACACCCCCGAAGGGGCCATCCAGCGTGCCCACGTCTCCTTTTTCGTCGACACCTTCATCGGCAAGGTCTGGTCGCAGGCATTCGCGGCCCAGAAGGCTGCGAGTGAGGAAGAGCGCGCCGCCGCAACTGAGAGCATTGTCGCGGCTATTGAGAAGAACAATGTCGAGGGTTTGCTGTACCCGGAGGGGACTGGGTCAGGACCCTTTTTCCGCGGTGCGGAGAAGTTGACGCAGGTCGAGGTTCTGACGGGAAGCTTCCTGCTGCGATTGCTCTCGTTGCACAAGTATGGTCTGCTTTCCCCAGAGCTGCCGAGCCAGTTGGAGAAGCGGGTACCGAAGTTCTATAAATGGGCGCAGGAGGTCGTCAAGCAGGAGAGTGTCAATTATATctgggatgaggagaaggttggCACTCGgacagcgaagaagttcGGCGCTGCAAAAAAATGAATTGTAGGGAGATACTCTATAATAAGCCCTAATGTGGCAGGTGCTGATGCTCTAATGATTCAATGTGAGAAACACCTCCTTCAGCGCTTGGCCATGCTAACCGCCTGGCACCTATACGTGCAACGCTGCTCTTGTCGCCGTAATCATCTTCAACGATGCTTTGAATAAAACCCAGGCCGGCCGTAATTGCGCCTATATTGGTGCACTGCA is a window of Aspergillus nidulans FGSC A4 chromosome VI DNA encoding:
- a CDS encoding glutathione S-transferase family protein (transcript_id=CADANIAT00009759) — encoded protein: MAAPKIILYTNHLCPWAHRAHIALKELGLEYEEVIIDLDTPREPWYLEVNPRGLVPTISYNGTAIPESAIVAQLLADAHPSHLLPASNTPEGAIQRAHVSFFVDTFIGKVWSQAFAAQKAASEEERAAATESIVAAIEKNNVEGLLYPEGTGSGPFFRGAEKLTQVEVLTGSFLLRLLSLHKYGLLSPELPSQLEKRVPKFYKWAQEVVKQESVNYIWDEEKVGTRTAKKFGAAKK